A stretch of Aureispira sp. CCB-E DNA encodes these proteins:
- a CDS encoding T9SS-dependent choice-of-anchor J family protein translates to MKKFLLSALCALSTTALVQAQIAKKPLIEHFTQASCGPCASQNPTMYNTLNNFGTANYTKITYQVSWPGTDPMNAEYPAGPNDRRNYYSVSGVPDASLNGGATAAPNTAVTSSTLSNAAALTTPYEIRVNQTWTSGTSVDVNVVIKNVTSAAIADADRFHLAMVEENITFASAPGSNGETAFFYVVRDMYDASTGSSSTAGATIGSIPAGDSIMYTLTVTPPSYIRDLNQVSFVGFVQNNGTKVVHQSTKSTAGNVPGLLNVGATANSTVGAGYCNYNFTPSVNFTNNGSIPVTSVTAQYTINGGAPISETYTGNLASGQSTAITFPGATLAAGSSNVEYTITDVNNGGTYSQGPVTMAPESYSKLPTTAAAAPLTEGMESAPLTSGTGYSRTLATGIFDADASIPEASFSVLDGPTYNYGAIGGMAASNRSIRFRFFGIQSGSMSVVMNKVNLGAGSAVSFDHAYRQYSSENDRLEVEVSTDCGATWTTVWNQAGSALMTLPASQTQFVPSAASDWRSTTVDLTAYDNTNDVVIRFKGTSAYGNNLFLDNINIADGVVSVNNVQKEAAEVRIMPNPVSSQMTLEFTMENTADANINIVNALGQQVQQVANGSFSGTNVLEVNTSELAAGVYFVNIVTEQGKTTKRFVRQ, encoded by the coding sequence ATGAAAAAATTTTTATTATCAGCACTATGTGCTTTATCTACAACCGCACTTGTGCAAGCTCAAATAGCTAAAAAACCGCTTATTGAACACTTTACACAAGCATCTTGTGGACCTTGTGCTTCTCAAAATCCAACAATGTACAATACATTGAATAATTTTGGTACAGCCAACTACACTAAGATTACGTATCAAGTATCTTGGCCTGGGACTGACCCAATGAATGCAGAATACCCTGCTGGTCCAAATGATAGAAGAAACTACTATAGTGTTTCAGGTGTTCCAGATGCATCGTTGAACGGAGGAGCTACAGCTGCACCTAATACTGCCGTTACTTCTTCTACACTATCAAATGCTGCTGCACTAACGACTCCATACGAAATAAGAGTTAACCAAACATGGACAAGTGGTACAAGTGTTGATGTGAATGTTGTTATCAAAAATGTAACTTCTGCTGCAATCGCAGATGCTGATAGATTCCACTTGGCAATGGTAGAAGAAAACATTACATTTGCATCTGCTCCTGGTTCTAACGGAGAAACAGCATTTTTCTATGTAGTACGTGACATGTATGATGCAAGTACTGGTAGCTCATCTACAGCTGGTGCAACTATTGGATCAATTCCTGCTGGAGACTCAATTATGTATACACTTACGGTAACGCCTCCTTCTTATATCAGAGATTTGAACCAAGTAAGTTTTGTTGGTTTTGTACAAAACAACGGTACTAAAGTAGTACACCAAAGTACGAAGAGTACAGCTGGAAACGTTCCTGGTTTGTTAAATGTTGGTGCAACAGCTAATTCAACTGTTGGTGCTGGTTACTGTAACTATAACTTTACACCTTCTGTAAACTTTACAAACAATGGTTCTATTCCTGTTACTTCTGTAACAGCACAATATACTATCAATGGTGGTGCTCCAATTTCTGAAACATATACTGGTAACTTGGCTTCTGGTCAATCTACTGCTATTACATTCCCAGGAGCAACATTGGCTGCTGGTTCTTCTAACGTAGAATATACAATTACAGATGTTAACAATGGTGGTACTTATAGCCAAGGTCCTGTAACTATGGCACCAGAAAGCTATAGCAAATTGCCTACAACTGCTGCTGCTGCACCTCTTACAGAAGGTATGGAGTCTGCTCCATTGACTTCTGGAACAGGATACTCTCGTACATTGGCTACAGGTATTTTTGATGCTGATGCTAGTATTCCAGAAGCAAGTTTCTCTGTTTTGGATGGTCCTACATACAACTATGGAGCAATTGGTGGTATGGCTGCATCTAACAGAAGCATCCGTTTCCGTTTCTTTGGGATACAATCTGGTTCTATGAGTGTTGTTATGAACAAAGTAAACTTAGGTGCTGGTTCTGCTGTAAGTTTTGACCATGCTTACCGTCAATACTCTAGTGAAAATGACCGCTTGGAAGTAGAAGTTTCTACAGACTGTGGTGCTACTTGGACTACTGTTTGGAATCAAGCAGGTTCTGCTCTTATGACTTTGCCAGCATCACAAACTCAATTTGTTCCTTCCGCTGCTTCTGATTGGAGATCAACTACTGTTGATTTAACTGCTTATGACAACACAAATGATGTTGTTATCCGTTTCAAAGGTACTTCTGCTTATGGTAACAACTTATTCCTTGACAACATCAATATCGCAGATGGTGTAGTTAGCGTAAACAATGTTCAAAAGGAAGCTGCTGAAGTTCGCATTATGCCTAATCCTGTAAGTAGCCAAATGACACTTGAGTTTACTATGGAAAATACTGCTGATGCTAATATCAACATCGTAAATGCATTAGGTCAACAAGTACAACAAGTAGCAAATGGTTCTTTCAGTGGAACAAATGTTCTAGAAGTAAATACTAGTGAATTAGCTGCTGGTGTATACTTTGTAAATATCGTAACAGAGCAAGGAAAAACTACGAAGCGTTTTGTACGTCAATAG
- the thrS gene encoding threonine--tRNA ligase yields the protein MINITLPDGSVRKYESGATGLDIAKSISEGLARNVLSVKVNGEVWDATRPIENDAAIQLLTFRDDDGKATFWHSSAHLMAEALEALYPGVKFGAGPSLENGFYYDIDLGDRTLSSNDFEAIEKKMLELARQKNEYLREPISKSDAVQYFTEKGDEYKLELLEKLEDGTITFYKQGGFTDLCRGPHIPHTGFIKAIKLTKVSGSYWQNNEENARMTRVYGITFPKAKELKEYLEMIEEAKQRDHRKLGKELELFMFSEKVGAGLPIWLPKGTALRNRLQDFLTKEQIKRGYQLVTTPHIGHKNLYITSGHYEKYGEDSFQPISTPKEGEEFMLKPMNCPHHCEIYAHKPHSYKELPLRIAEFGTVYRYEQSGELHGLSRVRCFTQDDAHLFCTVDQLKDEFIEVLNLTLLVFRKMGFSDFTAQISLRDPEKPEKYIGSNENWDAAERAIIEATQELDLKTVTELGEAAFYGPKLDFMVRDALGRSWQLGTIQVDYNLPERFELEYTGADNAQHRPVMIHRAPFGSLERFISVLIEHTAGKFPLWLTPEQYAILPISDKFVSYANEVKNKLEAQDIRGYMDDRNETLKRKIRDAEVKKVPIMLIVGGNDVEGETVSVRMQGVEDGDKGAMTIPNFIEFFNGLLEQEG from the coding sequence ATGATTAACATTACTCTTCCTGATGGCAGCGTTCGTAAGTATGAGTCAGGAGCAACTGGACTAGACATTGCCAAATCAATTAGTGAAGGCTTGGCACGCAATGTATTATCTGTAAAAGTAAATGGCGAAGTATGGGATGCCACTCGTCCTATTGAAAATGATGCAGCAATACAATTGTTAACCTTTCGTGATGATGATGGCAAGGCTACTTTTTGGCATTCTTCGGCACATCTAATGGCAGAAGCATTGGAAGCCTTGTACCCTGGGGTTAAGTTTGGGGCTGGTCCTTCTCTTGAAAATGGCTTTTATTATGATATAGATTTGGGAGATCGAACTTTATCTAGCAATGATTTTGAAGCTATTGAGAAAAAAATGTTAGAATTGGCGCGCCAAAAAAATGAATACCTAAGAGAGCCGATTAGTAAAAGTGATGCTGTTCAATACTTTACAGAGAAAGGAGACGAATACAAGCTGGAATTGCTAGAAAAGTTAGAAGATGGAACCATTACTTTTTACAAACAAGGAGGATTTACCGATTTGTGTCGTGGACCACATATTCCACATACTGGTTTTATCAAAGCTATCAAATTGACAAAGGTATCTGGCTCTTATTGGCAAAACAATGAAGAAAATGCTAGAATGACTCGTGTTTATGGAATTACATTTCCAAAAGCAAAAGAGTTGAAAGAGTATTTGGAGATGATTGAGGAAGCTAAACAACGTGATCATAGAAAGCTAGGAAAAGAATTGGAGCTGTTTATGTTTTCGGAAAAAGTTGGAGCAGGTCTGCCAATTTGGTTGCCTAAGGGAACTGCCCTAAGAAATAGATTGCAGGACTTTTTGACAAAAGAACAAATTAAGCGTGGTTATCAATTAGTAACTACTCCTCATATCGGACACAAAAATCTATACATTACTTCTGGGCATTATGAGAAGTATGGAGAAGATAGTTTTCAACCAATTAGCACACCTAAGGAAGGGGAGGAGTTTATGCTCAAACCAATGAACTGCCCTCATCATTGTGAAATATATGCGCACAAACCGCATTCTTACAAAGAGTTGCCGTTAAGAATCGCAGAATTTGGGACAGTATATCGCTATGAGCAAAGTGGTGAGTTGCATGGTTTGTCTAGAGTACGTTGTTTTACTCAAGATGATGCTCATTTGTTCTGTACAGTAGATCAACTAAAAGATGAATTTATTGAAGTGCTCAATTTGACGTTACTGGTCTTTCGTAAGATGGGCTTCAGTGATTTTACAGCACAAATTTCCTTGCGTGATCCAGAAAAACCAGAGAAGTACATCGGTTCAAATGAAAATTGGGATGCTGCTGAACGAGCAATTATAGAGGCAACTCAAGAATTGGATTTAAAGACGGTAACAGAATTAGGCGAAGCTGCTTTTTATGGACCTAAATTGGATTTCATGGTTCGTGATGCTTTGGGACGTTCTTGGCAACTAGGAACGATTCAGGTAGATTATAACTTGCCTGAGCGTTTTGAGTTAGAATATACAGGAGCAGATAATGCTCAACATCGCCCAGTGATGATTCATCGTGCGCCATTTGGTTCATTGGAACGTTTTATTTCCGTTTTAATAGAACATACAGCAGGGAAATTCCCATTGTGGTTAACACCTGAGCAATACGCCATTTTACCAATCTCTGATAAATTTGTCAGCTATGCCAATGAAGTGAAAAACAAATTGGAGGCTCAGGATATTAGAGGGTATATGGATGATAGAAACGAAACCCTGAAACGCAAAATTAGAGATGCGGAAGTGAAAAAGGTGCCTATTATGTTGATCGTTGGGGGGAATGATGTAGAAGGAGAGACAGTTTCTGTTCGTATGCAAGGGGTAGAAGATGGCGATAAAGGTGCCATGACTATTCCGAACTTTATTGAGTTTTTCAATGGCTTGTTAGAGCAAGAAGGATAG